The Shewanella sp. KX20019 genome window below encodes:
- the prlC gene encoding oligopeptidase A → MSNPLLNSTKLPPFSSIKAEHIQPAIEQGIANCRAKIEQVLKNEASYTWDNLVAPLDDVDDELGKIWSPISHMNSVVSNDAWRAAHDACLPLLSEYGTFVGQHQGLYQAYKSLAASAEFNDYSQAQKKMIENSLRDFELSGIGLSDSDKLRYGELVKRMSELTSSFSNQLLDATQAWNKLITDEGELKGLPESAVAAAAAMAEAKELKGWLFTLDFPSYLPVMTYSENRELREECYRAFVTRASDQGPNAGEFDNGPLMDEILSLRHELANLLGFDSYADKSLATKMAETPAQVLEFLTELATRSKAQGETELKELTSFAASEYSATDLAAWDLSFYAEKLKQHRYEISQELLRPYFPEDKVLSGLFYTVSRLFGLKVEEQKEFDSWHKDVRFFHISDSNGEHRGSFYLDLYAREGKRGGAWMDDCRARRATSVGLQDPVAYLTCNFNAPVAGKPALFTHDEVTTLFHEFGHGIHHMLTKIDVSGVSGISGVPWDAVELPSQFMENWCYEEEALAEISGHFETGEPLPKAMLDKMLAAKNFQSGMIMLRQLEFSLFDFKMHLEYDPATGAKIQDKLNQVRDLVAVVKAPEFNRFQHGFAHIFAGGYAAGYYSYKWAEVLSADAFSMFEEQGIFNAETGQRFLENILEMGGSEEPMELFKRFRGREPKTDALLRHSGIHG, encoded by the coding sequence ATGAGCAATCCCTTGCTAAATAGCACTAAATTACCGCCTTTTTCTAGTATCAAAGCAGAACATATTCAACCCGCTATTGAACAAGGTATAGCTAACTGCCGAGCTAAAATCGAACAGGTACTCAAGAATGAAGCTAGTTATACTTGGGATAATCTAGTCGCTCCGCTTGATGATGTCGATGATGAATTAGGCAAGATATGGTCGCCGATTTCACATATGAATTCAGTGGTTAGTAACGATGCATGGCGTGCTGCACACGACGCATGTCTGCCGTTACTGTCGGAGTACGGCACCTTTGTTGGCCAACATCAGGGGCTTTATCAAGCCTATAAGTCGCTTGCTGCATCAGCAGAGTTTAACGATTATTCGCAAGCGCAAAAGAAAATGATTGAAAACAGCCTGCGAGATTTTGAGCTATCAGGTATTGGCCTTAGCGATAGCGATAAGCTGCGTTATGGTGAACTGGTTAAGCGCATGTCAGAACTGACTAGCAGCTTCTCTAATCAACTATTAGATGCGACCCAAGCATGGAACAAGTTAATAACAGATGAAGGGGAGCTAAAGGGGCTACCTGAATCTGCAGTGGCAGCCGCTGCTGCTATGGCAGAGGCTAAAGAGCTGAAGGGATGGTTGTTTACCTTAGATTTCCCCTCTTACCTGCCGGTAATGACCTATAGCGAAAATCGCGAGCTGCGTGAAGAGTGCTATCGAGCATTTGTCACTCGTGCATCCGATCAAGGCCCTAACGCGGGTGAGTTTGATAATGGTCCACTAATGGATGAGATTTTATCACTGCGCCATGAACTTGCTAATCTATTGGGTTTCGATAGCTATGCTGATAAGTCTTTGGCTACCAAAATGGCCGAAACCCCAGCTCAAGTGCTGGAATTTCTAACTGAACTTGCAACGCGCTCTAAAGCACAAGGTGAGACTGAACTTAAAGAGCTTACAAGTTTTGCTGCCAGTGAATATAGTGCGACTGATCTTGCTGCTTGGGATCTCAGTTTCTATGCCGAAAAACTGAAACAGCACCGTTATGAGATCTCTCAAGAGTTACTGCGTCCCTACTTCCCTGAAGACAAAGTATTGTCTGGCTTATTTTATACCGTGTCACGGCTATTTGGTCTTAAGGTCGAGGAGCAAAAAGAGTTTGATAGCTGGCATAAAGATGTGCGCTTCTTCCATATCAGCGACAGTAACGGCGAACACCGTGGCAGTTTCTACTTAGATCTATACGCCCGTGAAGGTAAGCGCGGTGGAGCATGGATGGATGACTGCCGGGCTCGTCGTGCCACTAGCGTTGGTCTGCAAGATCCTGTTGCTTATCTTACATGTAATTTCAATGCTCCTGTCGCCGGTAAGCCAGCACTGTTTACCCATGATGAAGTTACGACGCTATTCCATGAGTTTGGCCATGGTATCCATCATATGCTGACTAAGATTGATGTCAGCGGCGTATCAGGGATCAGCGGTGTGCCTTGGGATGCAGTGGAGCTGCCAAGTCAGTTTATGGAAAACTGGTGCTATGAAGAGGAAGCGCTAGCTGAGATCTCTGGCCACTTCGAAACCGGTGAACCGCTGCCTAAAGCCATGTTAGACAAAATGCTTGCGGCGAAAAACTTCCAATCAGGCATGATAATGTTACGCCAACTAGAGTTCTCACTGTTTGATTTTAAGATGCACCTGGAATATGACCCAGCGACAGGGGCAAAAATTCAAGACAAACTAAACCAAGTTCGTGACTTGGTTGCGGTGGTTAAAGCACCTGAGTTCAATCGATTCCAACATGGTTTTGCGCATATTTTTGCCGGTGGTTACGCTGCTGGTTACTACAGCTATAAATGGGCTGAAGTGCTGTCGGCAGATGCGTTCTCGATGTTTGAGGAGCAGGGGATCTTTAATGCTGAAACCGGCCAACGCTTCCTAGAGAATATTCTGGAGATGGGCGGCAGTGAAGAGCCTATGGAGCTGTTTAAGCGCTTCCGTGGCCGAGAGCCAAAAACTGATGCATTATTGAGACATAGCGGCATTCACGGTTAA
- a CDS encoding FAD:protein FMN transferase has translation MKYLTVVWLMLISAPQAWAHINIGQITGNTMGTTYTIQLRLEDSNATKSEIKASVEQELERVNDALSVFRVDSEISSLNDNDTGVAIPVSKYLWDVLQIAQSISAQTDGALDVTLAPLIEFWGFGVKDRDLQHKNRGQLELARSKTGMTGFSLDPSSDSVTKAIRGLEINPSAVAKGYGVDCIAKLLDGLGVEHYLVEIGGELRTRGAGVKGRYWQVAVTRPEKFSLEIQALIKLQEMSLATSGSYVNFIDSGDRRLSHIIDPTSGLPVQTSVISVTVLHPQCAVADGFATAMMILSVERSIQIANKLELPVMIIEQTDSGLQTHYSDSIHRYITQ, from the coding sequence ATGAAATATCTGACAGTGGTTTGGCTAATGTTGATATCTGCTCCCCAAGCTTGGGCACATATCAACATTGGGCAGATAACCGGTAATACCATGGGGACAACCTACACCATACAATTGCGACTAGAGGATTCGAACGCAACGAAGTCTGAGATAAAAGCCTCTGTTGAGCAGGAGTTGGAGCGAGTCAATGATGCTCTATCTGTGTTCCGTGTAGATTCTGAAATATCGAGCCTTAATGATAATGACACTGGTGTTGCTATTCCTGTATCTAAGTACCTTTGGGATGTACTGCAGATAGCACAGAGTATATCAGCGCAAACAGATGGCGCGCTTGATGTTACATTAGCACCACTGATAGAGTTCTGGGGTTTTGGTGTTAAAGACAGAGATTTGCAGCATAAAAATCGCGGTCAGTTAGAGCTTGCTCGCTCTAAAACGGGGATGACTGGATTTAGCTTAGACCCTAGTTCAGACTCTGTGACCAAGGCGATACGGGGACTAGAGATAAACCCCTCTGCGGTCGCGAAAGGCTATGGCGTTGATTGCATTGCCAAGTTACTCGATGGCTTAGGCGTGGAGCATTACCTGGTTGAGATAGGCGGGGAGTTGCGGACTCGAGGGGCCGGCGTAAAGGGTCGCTATTGGCAAGTTGCAGTGACGCGTCCAGAAAAATTTAGCCTTGAGATACAGGCGCTGATAAAACTGCAAGAGATGTCGTTGGCGACATCTGGGAGTTACGTTAATTTTATCGACAGTGGTGATAGAAGGTTGAGTCACATTATCGATCCGACCAGCGGGCTACCGGTTCAAACTAGCGTGATCTCGGTGACGGTACTTCACCCACAATGTGCAGTGGCCGATGGATTTGCAACCGCTATGATGATTTTAAGTGTGGAACGATCAATACAGATTGCCAATAAACTCGAACTACCCGTGATGATCATCGAGCAGACAGATAGCGGACTGCAAACCCACTACAGTGACAGCATTCATCGATACATAACACAATGA
- a CDS encoding flavocytochrome c — translation MIKKTILASAIMALVMGCSVKESEQLTKTEGSAFGKHGEIQVQTETKNGQLVDISILKQNENKVLAASVFTEMKDAMIANNSTQVDGISGATVTSSAFKEAVESSLAAAGVTLVAGLAKSNDKPQLQLASEQNFDVVIIGSGGAGFSAAITAKNAGANVVIIEKMPTVGGNSLITGGQMNVPGNWVQKKMGIEDSIELFVKDTLKGGDYLGTPEMVQILAEQALPAAEWLRDYIKVDFYQDQLFQFGGHSVKRALIPRNHTGAEWISKFMAKTDELQIPIHTRTTATALIKDQSGRVIGVEAEKNGQVISYYAKRGVIMATGGFGANVEMRTKYVPELDDRYGTTNARGIMGDGIVMAEKLNAGTHNMESIQTYPICHIDTGVISLIADSRFFGAIVVNKEGNRFVEELERRDVISRAILAQTEQQAYVLWGGEIEDIAGVVGVHKDEFGELNRKGMMFKADSIEELAGKFGIDEKALMAQVGRVNQFATAGNDKEFNHRGGLKTIMKPPFYMLVAKPSVHHTMGGLITDTHTRVLDTQGKVIAGLFAAGEVTGMTHGSNRLGGNAITDITVFGRIAGKEAAAQ, via the coding sequence GTGATTAAAAAAACAATACTCGCCAGTGCCATCATGGCATTGGTTATGGGCTGCTCAGTAAAAGAGAGCGAACAATTAACTAAGACAGAAGGATCTGCATTCGGTAAACATGGCGAAATTCAGGTTCAGACTGAGACTAAAAATGGTCAGTTAGTTGATATCAGTATTCTTAAGCAGAACGAAAATAAGGTGTTAGCTGCATCGGTATTTACCGAAATGAAAGATGCGATGATTGCCAATAACAGTACCCAAGTTGATGGGATCAGTGGTGCGACAGTTACAAGTAGTGCTTTTAAAGAGGCTGTAGAGAGCTCTTTGGCTGCCGCAGGTGTCACCTTGGTTGCAGGCTTAGCCAAAAGTAATGATAAACCACAACTGCAGCTTGCCAGTGAACAGAACTTCGATGTGGTGATCATTGGCTCTGGGGGGGCGGGTTTCAGCGCGGCGATAACAGCAAAAAATGCCGGTGCTAATGTGGTGATTATTGAGAAGATGCCAACAGTTGGTGGTAACAGTTTGATCACTGGTGGCCAGATGAACGTGCCGGGTAACTGGGTGCAGAAGAAGATGGGTATTGAAGACAGTATCGAACTGTTTGTTAAAGATACCCTTAAAGGTGGTGACTACCTGGGAACCCCAGAGATGGTACAGATCTTGGCCGAGCAGGCTCTCCCTGCAGCTGAGTGGCTTAGAGACTATATCAAGGTCGATTTTTACCAAGATCAACTATTTCAATTCGGTGGTCACAGCGTAAAGCGTGCCTTGATCCCGCGTAACCATACTGGTGCCGAATGGATTAGCAAGTTCATGGCTAAAACTGATGAACTGCAGATCCCAATCCACACTCGTACTACAGCTACAGCACTGATTAAAGATCAGAGCGGACGCGTTATCGGTGTAGAAGCTGAAAAGAATGGACAGGTAATTAGCTATTACGCCAAGCGTGGGGTGATCATGGCAACCGGTGGCTTCGGTGCAAACGTTGAAATGCGTACCAAGTATGTTCCAGAACTGGATGATCGTTATGGCACCACCAACGCTCGCGGAATTATGGGTGACGGTATAGTGATGGCTGAGAAGCTCAATGCTGGCACGCATAACATGGAATCAATTCAGACCTACCCTATCTGTCATATCGATACTGGCGTGATCTCTTTGATCGCAGACTCACGTTTCTTTGGCGCCATCGTAGTCAACAAAGAGGGTAATCGATTCGTTGAAGAGCTGGAGCGTCGTGATGTGATCAGCCGTGCAATCTTAGCCCAGACAGAGCAACAAGCTTACGTTCTATGGGGCGGTGAGATTGAGGATATTGCCGGTGTTGTCGGTGTCCACAAAGATGAGTTCGGTGAGCTAAACCGCAAAGGCATGATGTTTAAGGCTGATTCAATCGAGGAGCTTGCTGGTAAGTTTGGTATAGATGAAAAGGCACTTATGGCTCAGGTTGGCCGTGTTAATCAGTTTGCAACTGCGGGTAATGATAAAGAGTTTAACCATCGTGGTGGACTCAAGACTATCATGAAGCCACCTTTCTATATGTTAGTTGCTAAACCTTCTGTTCACCACACTATGGGTGGCTTGATAACTGATACTCATACTCGAGTATTGGATACCCAAGGTAAAGTGATTGCAGGCTTGTTTGCTGCTGGTGAAGTGACCGGTATGACTCATGGTTCTAACCGCTTAGGTGGCAATGCAATTACCGATATTACTGTGTTTGGACGCATTGCTGGTAAAGAAGCAGCGGCTCAATAA
- a CDS encoding outer membrane protein OmpK, translating to MKKQLISALSVFLVAPAMSATSLDIGYKAYTSDTKDDNGGAYDQPFVKLTHFDKADWGTLLAYIKLENPGEIKDAQNDADGKLTVKSLIIVDKQISDSKYNYWMQNFLVSNRTVMEDNLYLGVTTNRKYGGLFLNAGVGVNYTAASLAPTGASFDGISGYAAVINARYPFSAMGLKHSLSVNYEGQFDRDEEHMSTLGYASYGHQIITTLKTSMTDSFYTKLHMTHFDSWGATPNDGIEYGVAVGFTF from the coding sequence ATGAAGAAGCAACTCATTTCAGCACTCTCTGTTTTTCTGGTGGCACCAGCGATGTCTGCAACCTCATTAGATATTGGCTATAAAGCTTATACCTCAGATACTAAGGATGACAATGGCGGCGCTTACGATCAACCTTTCGTTAAATTAACTCATTTCGATAAAGCGGATTGGGGAACACTGCTTGCGTATATTAAATTAGAAAACCCTGGAGAGATAAAAGATGCTCAAAATGATGCCGATGGTAAGTTAACAGTTAAATCTTTAATTATTGTCGATAAGCAGATCTCTGATTCTAAATATAATTATTGGATGCAAAACTTCTTGGTCTCCAACCGTACCGTGATGGAGGACAACCTATATCTGGGTGTGACGACAAACCGTAAATATGGCGGTCTCTTTCTTAATGCGGGCGTGGGTGTGAACTATACCGCGGCAAGCTTAGCGCCAACTGGAGCAAGCTTCGATGGTATCAGTGGCTATGCCGCGGTGATCAATGCCCGCTACCCTTTCTCTGCGATGGGGCTCAAGCACTCTCTATCTGTTAACTATGAAGGGCAATTTGATCGTGATGAGGAGCATATGAGTACCTTAGGTTACGCCAGTTATGGTCATCAGATCATCACGACGTTGAAAACAAGTATGACCGACTCTTTCTATACCAAATTACATATGACCCATTTCGACAGCTGGGGCGCAACCCCTAATGATGGCATCGAATATGGCGTAGCGGTTGGTTTCACCTTCTAG